The Euphorbia lathyris chromosome 3, ddEupLath1.1, whole genome shotgun sequence genome contains a region encoding:
- the LOC136223460 gene encoding uncharacterized protein: MSKEAPKLYANKPKKAHLKQSTTAAESSSAAASSYRMGSQSTAPPPPPPPPPTPPRKESFVRRYKFFVPLILTVNLAVVAYMYMRTKKDDGLEEEKAANVSATQVSTTAVATAPVTEKPVASSPTILEHPKPIEPIPEDKQRELYKWMLEEKRKVKPKDPEEKKRIDEEKAILKQFIRAKSIPSI; this comes from the exons ATGAGCAAAGAAGCTCCCAAACTCTACGCCAACAAGCCAAAGAAAG CTCATCTCAAACAATCAACAACTGCAGCGGAATCTTCATCAGCCGCTGCCTCCTCCTACAGAATGGGGTCTCAATCTACAgctcctcctccaccaccaccaccacctcctaCTCCGCCACGAAAAGAGTCCTTTGTTAGGCGTTACAAGTTCTTTGTGCCCCTTATCTTGACTGTAAATCTCGCTGTTGTTG CTTACATGTATATGAGAACGAAGAAGGACGACGGGCTAGAGGAAGAAAAAGCAGCTAATGTTTCTGCTACTCAAGTTTCAACCACAGCTGTTGCGACTGCTCCAGTCACTGAGAAACCGGTCGCTTCATCTCCCACCATTTTAGAACACCCGAAGCCCATTGAACCTATCCCGGAGGATAAACAGCGTGAACTGTACAAGTGGATGTTGGAGGAGAAAAGGAAGGTGAAACCAAAAGATCCCGAAGAGAAAAAGCGCATTGATGAAGAGAAAGCTATCCTTAAACAGTTCATTCGAGCCAAATCCATCCCCAGTATTTAA